The Henckelia pumila isolate YLH828 chromosome 2, ASM3356847v2, whole genome shotgun sequence genome includes a window with the following:
- the LOC140884889 gene encoding uncharacterized protein, translating into MKLSCTQILPPSPIPSPQHRSLPLVSATRYSKYPFTPKFHAAAKHDEDRGIPIEDVKTLVKFKSKHNYIRVLQVSRAADHPLAGSRLLLLDAPGNIHSISFLFKSLTNAYFDVFATLPPIVPPGPLAILGFGAGSAAKVVLELHPEAVIHGWELDPLVISVAREYFGLEKLEKEHPDRLYIHTGNALNASAKDGFAGIFVDLFSKGCVIPQLQDASTWERLKRALKKGGRIMANVGGRCVEPEDIRKDGGVIMVDTLKAMHQVFGDELFLLNLDDREDESSLALTGELPDSNEWKKALKKPLRFYVDLWKAYDGSAAAPPEAQ; encoded by the coding sequence ATGAAATTATCATGTACCCAAATACTCCCTCCCAGTCCCATCCCAAGCCCACAGCACCGCAGCCTCCCCCTTGTGTCGGCAACCCGCTACTCAAAATACCCCTTCACACCCAAATTCCACGCCGCTGCCAAGCACGACGAGGACCGTGGAATCCCAATCGAAGACGTGAAAACTCTCGTCAAGTTCAAGTCCAAGCACAATTATATTCGTGTTCTTCAAGTTTCCAGAGCAGCAGACCACCCTTTAGCAGGCTCCAGGCTTCTCCTTCTCGATGCCCCCGGCAACATCCACAGCATCTCTTTCCTTTTCAAATCACTAACCAACGCATACTTCGACGTCTTCGCTACACTGCCTCCGATCGTTCCTCCCGGACCTCTCGCCATACTCGGTTTCGGAGCCGGTTCAGCCGCTAAAGTCGTGCTCGAATTGCACCCGGAGGCCGTAATCCACGGGTGGGAGCTCGACCCGTTAGTAATTTCCGTCGCCAGAGAGTATTTTGGTCTCGAAAAGCTTGAGAAGGAGCACCCCGATCGGCTCTATATTCACACGGGAAATGCGTTAAACGCCAGTGCTAAAGATGGGTTTGCTGGCATTTTCGTTGATCTGTTCAGTAAAGGCTGCGTGATCCCCCAGCTCCAGGATGCGTCCACATGGGAAAGGTTGAAAAGAGCTCTCAAAAAAGGCGGGAGGATAATGGCGAACGTGGGCGGACGCTGCGTGGAGCCAGAAGATATCAGAAAAGACGGAGGTGTGATAATGGTGGACACTCTCAAGGCAATGCATCAAGTATTTGGAGACGAGCTTTTCTTATTGAATCTCGATGATAGAGAAGACGAGAGTTCGCTTGCTCTCACAGGGGAACTGCCGGATTCCAATGAATGGAAGAAGGCACTGAAGAAACCCTTGAGATTTTATGTTGATTTGTGGAAAGCATACGATGGGTCAGCCGCTGCGCCACCCGAAGCTCAATAG